One Mycolicibacterium sp. ND9-15 genomic window, CAGCGACTTCAACAACCGGATTCAGTTCGCCCGCACGGTCGTCGACGGCATCCGCGACGCGGGCACCAAGGTCGAGTCGACGGCGGCGGCCTGTCCCGACACCCGGATCGTCCTCGGCGGGTTCTCGCAGGGCGCGGCCGTCGCGGGGTACGTCACTTCGGCCGAGATTCCGCCGGAGATTCCGGCCGAGTACCGGGAGTTCATTCCGGACCCGATGCCGACCGAGGTGGCCGACCATGTCGCCGCGGTGGTGCTGTTCGGGCGGCCATCGACACGGTTCCTGCAGGACATCGGCGCACCGCCGATCGTGATCGGCCCGTCGTATGCGGGCAAGACCCTCGATCTGTGCGCCGACGGCGACACGATATGCGACGGCGCCGGCGTCGGCGGGCCGAGCTTCGCACACAACGCGTACGGCTTCAACGGGCAGACCAAGGAGGGTGCGGCGTACGTGGTGGCCCGGTTGGATCCGGCAGCCTCGCCCGCGCCGGCGACCGGGGTGATACCCGGCCTGTCACCCGCGTCCGCGGCTGCCGGCTGAGCGGCCGCCGGCGCGATCTGCCACTCTCGAGTGGTGGACCAGGACGTGTACGACAAGGGTCGCGAGATCCGCACGGCGGTGCTCGGCGAGGCCTATGTGCAGAAGGCGGCGGGCAGCGCGGACGACTTCACCGGGCCGTTTCAAGATCTGGTGACCGAGTACTGCTGGGGAGCGGTGTGGGGACGCGAAGGCCTGCCCCGCAAAACCCGAAGCATGCTCAACCTTGCGATGCTGGCGGTGTTGAACCGTCCCGACGAGTTGGGCACGCACGTCAGGGGCGCGCTCACCAATGGCGTGACGCGCGAGGAGATTCGCGAAATCTTCATGCAGGTCGCCGTCTATGCGGGTGTCCCCGCCGCGGTGGAGGCCTTCCGTACCGCGCGCGCAGCCTTCGACACCGCCGAATAGCAGTAGCCGTCAGATGGACATCGGCTTCATCGGTCTGGGCCACATGGGATTCCCGATGGCGGCTCGCCTGCGCGCGGCTGGGCATCGGGTGGTCGTGTCCGACGCCCGCCCCGAGGCGGTCGGCAAGGCGGTCGAAGCGGGCGCAGAGCCGGCCGCGTCGGCGCGCGAAGTCGCCGATCGTGTCGCGACGGTGCTGGCCAGCCTGCCGACCCCTCGGGCCTCGGAGTCCGTGGCCGCCGAGGTCGCGCTCGGCGGCACCGCCGAACGTTTCGTCGACATGTCGACAGTGGGGAGCCAAGCGGCGCAGCGGAACAGCGCGCTCCTCGCCGAACGGGGGATCGCCGCGCTAGACAGCCCGGTCAGCGGCGGCGTACACGGGGCCGAGGCGGGCACACTGGCCGTCATGGTGTCGGGCCCGCGGGTCCACTACGAGGCCTGTCGGCCGATCTTCGAAACCATCGGCCGGGCAACCTTCGTCGGCGAGAAACCCGGTGCGGCACAGACGATGAAACTCGTCAACAACATGATCGCGGCGACGGCGTTAGCGGTCACCGCCGAAGGGATGGTGGCCGGCGTCAAGGCAGGTCTCGACGCCCGGGTGATGATCGACGTTCTCAACGCGGGGTCGGGTGGCACCCATGCCAGTCGGGACAAGTTCCCGCGGGCCGTCCTGCCCCGGACCTTCGACTACGGGTTCGCGACCGGGCTGATGGTCAAGGACATCCGGCTGTACATCGAGGAGGCGAAGGCGCTGGGTCTTTCGACCGAACTCGCCGACGCCGTCGCGCGGGTGTGGGAATCGACGCTGGCGAGCCAAGGCGCCGACTCGGACTTCACCACGGTGGTGAAACCGATCGAAGCCGCCGCGGGTGTCGTGGTCGAAGGTTGAGCCGGGAGCCCCGGCGGTAGAGTTCCTCGGGTGAACACGCCGAAGTCACGCGCGCGCTGGGTGCGCGGCGGGCTGGTCGGTGCGTGTTCTGCCGTCTTGACCGCGACCGCGCACACGCTCGCCGGTGGCGAGCTTCCCCGCGGATCGGCGCTGATCGTCGTCATGCTCGTGTGCGCGACCGCTGGCGCCGTGGTCGCGCGGCCCCCGCTCGACGGTCGCCATGCACGCTTCGTGGGCGTGACCGGCGCCCTGAGCCTCGCGCAGAGCCTGGGCCACCTGACGTTCGTCGTCGCGGGCGGCCACGTCCACTCGGCCGCTGCCTTCGGACTCACACCCGCGATGGCCGCCGTCCACGTCGGCGCCGCGGCGGTCCTGGGAGCGGCGATCGCGGCCGTCGAATACCTCTACGTCGTCTGCGTATCGGTGCTGCGGTGGCTGCGGATCTTCGCC contains:
- a CDS encoding carboxymuconolactone decarboxylase family protein produces the protein MDQDVYDKGREIRTAVLGEAYVQKAAGSADDFTGPFQDLVTEYCWGAVWGREGLPRKTRSMLNLAMLAVLNRPDELGTHVRGALTNGVTREEIREIFMQVAVYAGVPAAVEAFRTARAAFDTAE
- a CDS encoding cutinase family protein encodes the protein MGARRIARMLGFVVPLAALVGAPVPLAAAQPPPATPPGCPDVQVVFARGTGEPPGVGGVGQSFVDAVRAQAAPRSVDVYAVNYPAGSDFNNRIQFARTVVDGIRDAGTKVESTAAACPDTRIVLGGFSQGAAVAGYVTSAEIPPEIPAEYREFIPDPMPTEVADHVAAVVLFGRPSTRFLQDIGAPPIVIGPSYAGKTLDLCADGDTICDGAGVGGPSFAHNAYGFNGQTKEGAAYVVARLDPAASPAPATGVIPGLSPASAAAG
- a CDS encoding NAD(P)-dependent oxidoreductase, with amino-acid sequence MDIGFIGLGHMGFPMAARLRAAGHRVVVSDARPEAVGKAVEAGAEPAASAREVADRVATVLASLPTPRASESVAAEVALGGTAERFVDMSTVGSQAAQRNSALLAERGIAALDSPVSGGVHGAEAGTLAVMVSGPRVHYEACRPIFETIGRATFVGEKPGAAQTMKLVNNMIAATALAVTAEGMVAGVKAGLDARVMIDVLNAGSGGTHASRDKFPRAVLPRTFDYGFATGLMVKDIRLYIEEAKALGLSTELADAVARVWESTLASQGADSDFTTVVKPIEAAAGVVVEG